In Megalopta genalis isolate 19385.01 chromosome 7, iyMegGena1_principal, whole genome shotgun sequence, a single window of DNA contains:
- the LOC117221613 gene encoding cobalamin trafficking protein CblD isoform X1 — protein MFCLKYMRSVKHPPLLNFLSRNRYSRRSDKNTSTYKVVKTDGENIDDMDETVLDVNSNWELLTPRGFRFYLPGSVGPGWSDVTTTAQVRTQLLDISNSKNNNNSEQATIEWTDVRPTLRCTAQECPLLLRKGIEELFPGCIDVGSQQLTIITIYQKTDNKTSRWSKEAETEKLAKYFVLAAYDICSKLKMIGYWADFINPFSGKPHLNLQKINTLYKTDERFRCLGFKIVHRRNCKIILHDDNHKNLIGSLYTTAPASTAFLKEILRDCEHADLRDS, from the exons ATGTTTTGCTTGAAATATATGAGAAGTGTTAAGCACCCTCCGTTACTGAACTTTCTGTCGAGGAATCGTTATTCCCGACGAAGTGATAAGAACACGAGCACGTACAAAGTGGTTAAAACGGACGGTGAAAATATAGATG ATATGGATGAAACTGTTCTTGATGTAAATTCCAATTGGGAGTTGCTGACACCTAGAGGTTTTCGTTTTTACCTGCCAGGCAGCGTAGGGCCTGGTTGGTCCGATGTAACGACTACTGCACAGGTCAGAACACAATTGTTGGACATCtcgaacagcaagaataacaacaatagTGAACAAGCTACGATTGAATGGACGGATGTGCGACCGACACTCCGTTGCACAGCTCAAGAATGCCCATTGTTGTTAAGAAAAGGTATAGAAGAACTTTTTCCTGGATGTATAGACGTTGGCAGCCAGCAGCTCACGATAATTACTATTTATCAAAAAACTGATAATAAAACCTCTAGATGGAGCAAAGAAGCGGAAACCGAGAAACTTGCTAAATAC TTCGTACTGGCCGCGTACGACATTTGTTCCAAGCTGAAAATGATCGGATACTGGGCCGATTTCATTAATCCCTTCAGCGGAAAGCCCCACCTGAACTTGCAAAAGATCAACACCTTGTACAAGACGGACGAGCGCTTTCGTTGCTTAGGATTTAAAATAGTGCATAGgagaaattgtaaaattattttacaCGATGATAATCATAAAAACCTTATAG GAAGTCTCTACACTACGGCGCCAGCGAGTACGGCATTTTTAAAGGAGATATTACGCGATTGCGAGCACGCGGATCTTCGCGATTCTTAA
- the LOC117221628 gene encoding dicarboxylate carrier UCP2 encodes MSTMKQNAQNDFPLWVKFFTAGTAACIADLMTFPLDTAKVRMQIAGETRPLLVSTAEGSMLSMRQTQPGLWKTVWNIVRMEGARSLYGGLSAGLQRQMCFASIRLGLYDGVKSRYAGIIDGNNRSGSKNVSVRIAAGITTGAMAVLFAQPTDVVKVRLQAGSNGRSAVRYSSTLQAYKNIAAEEGTRGLWKGTVPNISRNAIVNVAEIVCYDIIKDFILESGYLRDGIPCHVTAAVAAGLCTTLAASPVDVVKTRYMNSAPGEYKGVKDCAVRMFMKEGPSAFYKGFVPSFTRLVSWNIILWITYEQFKIHLAKKMNNNNNL; translated from the exons ATGAGCACGATGAAGCAAAACGCGCAGAACGACTTCCCCCTGTGGGTGAAGTTCTTCACCGCGGGCACCGCGGCCTGCATCGCTGATTTGATGACGTTCCCGTTGGACACGGCCAAAGTCAGGATGCAG ATCGCCGGCGAGACGCGTCCTCTTCTGGTGTCGACCGCGGAGGGCTCGATGCTCTCGATGAGACAGACGCAGCCCGGTCTGTGGAAGACAGTATGGAACATCGTCAGAATGGAGGGAGCAAG GAGCCTGTACGGAGGTCTGTCCGCGGGACTCCAGAGACAGATGTGTTTCGCCAGCATACGGTTGGGCCTCTACGACGGTGTGAAGTCACGCTACGCTGGAATCATCGACG GTAATAACAGGAGCGGATCGAAGAACGTTTCCGTACGAATCGCCGCCGGGATCACAACCGGCGCAATGGCGGTGCTTTTTGCTCAGCCGACCGATGTCGTCAAGGTCCGTCTGCAGGCTGGTAGCAACGGACGATCAGCGGTGAGGTACAGCTCGACCCTGCAGGCGTACAAGAATATCGCTGCCGAGGAAGGGACCCGAGGCCTTTGGAAAG GTACCGTGCCGAACATCTCTAGGAACGCGATCGTGAACGTGGCGGAGATCGTCTGCTACGACATCATCAAGGACTTCATCCTGGAGTCCGGCTATCTTCGCGACGGTATACCCTGCCACGTGACGGCCGCCGTAGCAGCAGGACTGTGCACCACGCTGGCAGCGAGTCCTGTCGACGTGGTGAAGACGCGTTACATGAACAGCGCCCCTGGCGAGTACAAGGGCGTCAAGGATTGCGCCGTCCGTATGTTCATGAAAGAGGGCCCGTCCGCTTTCTACAAGGGCTTCGTGCCGAGCTTCACCCGCCTCGTCTCCTGGAACATCATTCTCTGGATCACCTACGAACAGTTCAAGATCCACCTTGCCAAgaagatgaacaacaacaataacctGTGA
- the LOC117221613 gene encoding cobalamin trafficking protein CblD isoform X2, with protein MDETVLDVNSNWELLTPRGFRFYLPGSVGPGWSDVTTTAQVRTQLLDISNSKNNNNSEQATIEWTDVRPTLRCTAQECPLLLRKGIEELFPGCIDVGSQQLTIITIYQKTDNKTSRWSKEAETEKLAKYFVLAAYDICSKLKMIGYWADFINPFSGKPHLNLQKINTLYKTDERFRCLGFKIVHRRNCKIILHDDNHKNLIGSLYTTAPASTAFLKEILRDCEHADLRDS; from the exons ATGGATGAAACTGTTCTTGATGTAAATTCCAATTGGGAGTTGCTGACACCTAGAGGTTTTCGTTTTTACCTGCCAGGCAGCGTAGGGCCTGGTTGGTCCGATGTAACGACTACTGCACAGGTCAGAACACAATTGTTGGACATCtcgaacagcaagaataacaacaatagTGAACAAGCTACGATTGAATGGACGGATGTGCGACCGACACTCCGTTGCACAGCTCAAGAATGCCCATTGTTGTTAAGAAAAGGTATAGAAGAACTTTTTCCTGGATGTATAGACGTTGGCAGCCAGCAGCTCACGATAATTACTATTTATCAAAAAACTGATAATAAAACCTCTAGATGGAGCAAAGAAGCGGAAACCGAGAAACTTGCTAAATAC TTCGTACTGGCCGCGTACGACATTTGTTCCAAGCTGAAAATGATCGGATACTGGGCCGATTTCATTAATCCCTTCAGCGGAAAGCCCCACCTGAACTTGCAAAAGATCAACACCTTGTACAAGACGGACGAGCGCTTTCGTTGCTTAGGATTTAAAATAGTGCATAGgagaaattgtaaaattattttacaCGATGATAATCATAAAAACCTTATAG GAAGTCTCTACACTACGGCGCCAGCGAGTACGGCATTTTTAAAGGAGATATTACGCGATTGCGAGCACGCGGATCTTCGCGATTCTTAA